Proteins found in one Lysinibacillus fusiformis genomic segment:
- a CDS encoding kinase: MESKLIIIRGNSGSGKTTIAKSLQHHLGHGTLLVPQDVVRRDMLKVHDREGNLSIEFIRQIAEYGKGRCEVVIVEGILYTSRYGDMLKDLIQFYDQKAYTYYFDLSFEETVIRHHSSSKKNDFGEDSLHAWWNPHGMDGETLLIEEMSKEDILKLIGKQLQK; this comes from the coding sequence TTGGAATCTAAACTAATTATCATCCGAGGAAATTCTGGTAGCGGAAAAACGACGATTGCGAAAAGTCTTCAACATCATCTTGGACATGGTACGCTTTTAGTTCCGCAAGATGTTGTCCGACGTGATATGTTAAAGGTGCATGATCGAGAAGGCAATCTTTCTATTGAATTCATTCGTCAAATCGCAGAGTATGGTAAAGGTCGTTGTGAAGTTGTCATTGTAGAAGGAATATTATATACCAGTCGTTATGGAGATATGTTAAAAGATTTAATACAATTCTATGATCAGAAGGCCTATACGTATTATTTTGATTTATCTTTTGAGGAAACCGTTATTCGTCATCATTCTAGCTCCAAAAAGAATGACTTCGGCGAAGATTCTTTACATGCTTGGTGGAATCCACATGGTATGGATGGAGAAACGCTGTTGATCGAAGAGATGTCAAAGGAAGATATATTGAAATTGATTGGTAAGCAGCTACAGAAGTAA
- a CDS encoding MFS transporter — protein MVGKSKESIASYMESPEKLKNLYRRVLIVVSLSQIFGGAGLAAGITVGALLAQQMLGTDAYAGVPSALFTLGSAGAAFIVGKLSQRYGRRIGLSTGFIVGGIGAMGVVLAALMNSIVLLFASLLIYGAGTATNLQARYAGTDLANDKQRATAISTTMLMTTFGAVLGPNLVEWMGKVARSIGIPALAGPFILSAVAFIVAGLVLFTLLRPDPLEIAKALEAHKQKMNKEHQAQSLHTTGNKRGLAIGATVMVLTQIVMVAIMTMTPVHMKHHGHGLAEVGIVIGFHVGSMYLPSLVTGILVDKIGRTAMSIASGITLLLAGLVAAFAPSDSMVLLIVALSLLGLGWNFGLISGTAQIVDATEPATRAKTQGKMDVFVALAGASGGALSGMVVANSSYAVLSLAGGLLSLVLIPVVIWSRRAA, from the coding sequence ATGGTTGGAAAATCTAAAGAGTCAATCGCGTCCTATATGGAGTCACCAGAAAAACTAAAAAACCTATATAGACGTGTACTCATCGTTGTTAGTCTATCCCAAATATTTGGTGGAGCTGGGCTTGCGGCAGGGATTACGGTTGGCGCTCTACTGGCACAACAAATGCTAGGAACGGATGCCTATGCGGGTGTACCCTCTGCATTATTTACGTTAGGCTCGGCAGGTGCAGCTTTTATTGTGGGGAAACTATCGCAGCGTTATGGCCGCCGTATCGGCTTATCAACAGGTTTTATAGTGGGCGGAATAGGCGCGATGGGTGTAGTCCTGGCTGCTTTAATGAATAGTATTGTGTTATTGTTTGCTTCTCTATTAATCTATGGAGCGGGTACGGCAACTAATTTACAGGCTCGCTACGCTGGGACGGATTTAGCCAATGATAAGCAGCGTGCTACGGCAATTAGTACGACCATGCTTATGACTACGTTTGGCGCTGTTTTAGGTCCGAATTTAGTAGAATGGATGGGGAAAGTGGCACGATCCATTGGTATTCCAGCTTTGGCAGGGCCTTTTATATTATCGGCTGTCGCCTTTATTGTAGCGGGACTTGTATTATTTACTCTGTTGCGTCCTGATCCATTAGAAATAGCGAAAGCCCTTGAGGCACATAAGCAAAAAATGAACAAAGAACATCAAGCACAATCCTTGCATACTACAGGCAATAAAAGAGGCTTAGCGATAGGGGCAACGGTGATGGTCTTGACACAAATTGTCATGGTAGCGATTATGACAATGACACCCGTACATATGAAACATCATGGACATGGTTTAGCCGAAGTTGGCATTGTGATAGGGTTTCATGTAGGTTCTATGTATCTGCCATCACTCGTCACAGGTATTCTTGTCGATAAAATCGGACGGACAGCGATGAGTATTGCTTCGGGTATTACATTGCTACTCGCGGGTTTAGTGGCGGCGTTTGCACCAAGCGATTCAATGGTGTTACTCATTGTGGCACTTTCTTTACTAGGATTAGGCTGGAACTTTGGTTTAATCAGTGGGACTGCTCAAATCGTTGATGCAACGGAACCTGCTACACGTGCAAAAACACAGGGGAAAATGGATGTCTTTGTTGCATTAGCGGGTGCGTCAGGTGGTGCGCTATCAGGTATGGTAGTGGCGAATTCAAGCTATGCGGTGTTGTCCTTAGCGGGAGGGCTATTGTCATTAGTATTGATTCCTGTTGTGATTTGGTCTAGAAGAGCAGCTTAA
- a CDS encoding MFS transporter → MWKNRNVWIILLGEFVVGLGLWAGIIGNLAFMQEVVPSDFHKSLIISCGILAGLVVGPMAGRIIDQSKKKTVVQMASIGRIISVLFMFIALYTNSVIWMILFLITLQIAAAFYMPALQSIIPMIANEQDLITLNAWQMNARTISRIIGTAAAGFMLSFFELKWLYIISFIVYIVMFVITSLLQLDETTNATLANKEKGNFKEVLPMVKEHPVVLMTLVLMLIPTLFLGSFNLVIMKISEIHQSTTISGLLYTVEGIGFMLGAAGLKMIANRVQMGTLLFSLAFIIGSMELLLLLADIPFFALVAFGVFGFSVGCFFPTTMVIFQKQVPKQFHGRFFSFRNMIDSVVFQIVLLSTGMMLDLIGLSGMGLVFGIISLSLTATFLFYSKKKKVVMHAH, encoded by the coding sequence ATGTGGAAAAATCGAAACGTTTGGATTATTTTATTAGGTGAATTTGTCGTAGGTCTTGGCTTATGGGCTGGCATTATTGGGAATTTAGCCTTTATGCAAGAGGTAGTACCTTCTGACTTTCACAAATCATTAATTATTTCTTGTGGTATTTTAGCAGGCTTAGTCGTCGGTCCAATGGCAGGGCGTATCATTGACCAATCGAAGAAAAAAACGGTTGTCCAGATGGCAAGTATCGGACGCATCATCAGTGTTTTATTTATGTTTATCGCACTTTATACCAATTCGGTTATTTGGATGATCCTATTTTTAATCACACTGCAAATAGCAGCAGCTTTTTATATGCCTGCCTTGCAATCGATTATTCCAATGATTGCTAATGAGCAAGATTTAATTACGCTAAATGCTTGGCAAATGAATGCCAGAACCATCTCTAGGATTATTGGCACAGCTGCAGCAGGATTTATGCTAAGCTTCTTTGAATTAAAATGGTTATATATTATTTCATTTATTGTCTACATAGTCATGTTTGTCATTACAAGCTTGCTACAATTAGATGAAACAACCAATGCAACGCTGGCAAATAAAGAAAAAGGGAATTTTAAAGAAGTGTTACCGATGGTGAAAGAGCACCCGGTCGTCTTGATGACGCTTGTCTTAATGTTAATTCCAACATTATTTTTAGGCTCTTTCAATTTAGTCATTATGAAAATATCTGAAATCCACCAATCTACCACAATTTCAGGGTTACTGTATACGGTGGAAGGCATTGGTTTTATGCTGGGGGCAGCTGGTTTGAAAATGATCGCTAATCGTGTACAAATGGGCACGCTGCTTTTTTCATTAGCCTTTATTATCGGCTCAATGGAGCTACTACTGTTACTGGCGGACATTCCCTTTTTCGCTTTAGTGGCATTTGGCGTTTTTGGCTTTTCCGTTGGCTGTTTTTTCCCAACGACAATGGTAATCTTCCAAAAGCAAGTACCAAAACAGTTTCATGGACGCTTTTTCTCGTTCCGAAACATGATTGATTCGGTTGTCTTTCAAATCGTGCTTTTATCGACAGGCATGATGCTAGATTTAATTGGTTTAAGTGGTATGGGACTTGTTTTTGGAATCATAAGCTTAAGTTTAACAGCTACTTTCTTATTCTACTCGAAGAAAAAGAAAGTCGTTATGCATGCACATTAA
- a CDS encoding metal ABC transporter permease — protein MIEFWVVFTGLLVGITCGIAGVFLILRRMSMIADAISHTVLFGIVMAYLITQTLNGFWMLVGAAFAGILTAYLVQLLHSSGIQEDAAIGVVFTSLFAAGVLLITLYAGNVHLDVEHVLMGEIAFVPWDRWTLLGLAMPKAVWMLLLVLVINIAFLLLFFKEMKLATFDPVYAATIGIPVVFLHYGFMTSISFTTVAAFDSVGAILVVAMLIGPAATSYLISKTIKQMFVYSMLFGAAASVLGYYLAKFWDTSIAGMMATTVGLIFIVTFICQKIVERRKKALVHKLEIS, from the coding sequence ATGATCGAATTTTGGGTTGTATTCACAGGACTATTAGTTGGGATAACATGCGGGATTGCAGGTGTCTTCCTCATCTTGCGTAGAATGTCTATGATTGCAGATGCGATCAGTCATACAGTGCTCTTTGGTATCGTGATGGCCTATCTTATTACCCAAACATTAAATGGCTTTTGGATGTTAGTAGGTGCCGCGTTTGCAGGGATTCTAACAGCCTATCTCGTGCAATTATTACATTCTTCTGGTATTCAAGAAGATGCTGCGATTGGTGTGGTGTTTACATCCCTGTTTGCAGCAGGTGTCCTCCTGATCACCTTATATGCCGGCAATGTCCATTTAGATGTTGAACATGTTTTAATGGGAGAGATAGCTTTTGTTCCTTGGGATAGATGGACACTGCTTGGGCTAGCGATGCCTAAGGCGGTGTGGATGCTATTGCTCGTCCTCGTGATTAATATTGCGTTCCTGCTCTTATTCTTTAAAGAAATGAAGCTTGCGACGTTTGACCCTGTGTATGCAGCAACCATTGGCATTCCCGTCGTCTTTCTACATTATGGCTTTATGACGTCCATTTCGTTTACAACAGTGGCAGCTTTTGATAGTGTGGGAGCCATTTTAGTGGTTGCCATGTTGATTGGGCCAGCTGCTACTTCCTATTTAATCAGCAAGACGATTAAGCAAATGTTCGTCTATAGTATGCTCTTTGGTGCTGCTGCTTCCGTCTTGGGTTATTATTTAGCGAAGTTCTGGGATACTTCTATAGCAGGTATGATGGCGACAACAGTCGGCTTAATCTTTATCGTGACGTTCATCTGTCAAAAAATAGTTGAACGTAGAAAAAAAGCACTTGTTCATAAACTAGAAATCTCTTAA
- a CDS encoding metal ABC transporter permease, with the protein MLSGNLLWVLSGTMLLGIAAGITGTFSFLQKQSLVGDAAAHAALPGIALAFLLTGQKELPILMLGAGITSALSVYCIQWIVSFSKMKADAAIGLVLTVFFGVGVVFLTVVNRSPLGNQSGLNNFIFGKAATMTKADLMWLFISATIIIVVSLLLYKEWKLLIFDPVYAKGIGLPIEALKATLTVLIVMTIVTGIQAVGVILMSALLIIPAASAKLWTNKLSTMLILSAAIGGIAGITGTFISAIRTGLSTGPIIVLVAAGIFFLSYFISPAGQISKYRRKMQFRKQGDVG; encoded by the coding sequence ATGTTAAGTGGTAACTTATTGTGGGTACTGAGCGGAACGATGTTACTTGGCATTGCAGCTGGCATCACAGGCACGTTCTCCTTCTTACAAAAACAAAGTCTAGTTGGTGATGCTGCGGCGCATGCAGCATTACCAGGCATTGCCCTGGCGTTCCTGCTAACAGGTCAAAAGGAATTGCCGATTTTAATGCTAGGAGCGGGCATTACATCTGCATTATCTGTGTATTGTATTCAATGGATTGTGTCATTTTCAAAAATGAAGGCTGACGCTGCTATAGGATTAGTCCTTACTGTATTTTTTGGTGTTGGCGTTGTATTTTTAACTGTCGTTAATCGGAGCCCACTTGGGAATCAGAGCGGATTGAATAATTTTATTTTTGGCAAAGCAGCGACGATGACCAAGGCGGATTTAATGTGGCTCTTTATTAGCGCAACCATCATTATTGTGGTGAGTCTGTTACTTTATAAGGAATGGAAGCTACTGATCTTTGATCCTGTTTATGCAAAGGGAATTGGCTTACCAATTGAGGCTTTAAAGGCAACCTTAACGGTTTTAATTGTTATGACGATTGTTACAGGGATCCAAGCTGTAGGGGTGATTTTAATGTCGGCCTTATTAATTATTCCTGCTGCTAGTGCCAAGCTATGGACAAATAAATTGAGTACGATGCTGATCTTAAGTGCCGCGATTGGAGGCATTGCTGGCATAACAGGAACCTTTATTAGTGCGATTCGAACAGGGTTATCGACTGGTCCGATTATCGTTTTAGTCGCAGCAGGTATATTCTTTCTATCGTATTTTATAAGTCCAGCTGGTCAAATTAGTAAATATCGTAGGAAAATGCAATTTCGGAAGCAGGGTGATGTAGGATGA
- a CDS encoding metal ABC transporter ATP-binding protein has product MYALTVENLSVAYDKKTVLENACVTVPTGHLAAIIGPNGAGKSTFLKAILNQLPNKVGKVEILGKMFEPKSLVVGYVPQRNAVDWDFPTNALDVVLMGRYGHTGLFKRPSKQDKIVARQALASVGMQDFAERSIGQLSGGQQQRVFLARALAQNADIYFLDEPFAGVDAATEKTIIDILKDLKAQGKSIFVVHHDLQTVKEYFDYTILLNKTILASGATEDVFTPEQLQKTYGGKLFMMQHV; this is encoded by the coding sequence ATGTATGCATTAACAGTAGAAAATCTATCAGTCGCGTATGATAAGAAAACAGTATTAGAAAATGCCTGTGTAACAGTGCCTACAGGCCACCTAGCTGCCATTATTGGCCCAAATGGTGCGGGGAAATCCACATTTTTAAAGGCCATTTTAAATCAACTTCCTAATAAAGTAGGAAAGGTTGAAATTTTAGGGAAGATGTTTGAGCCAAAGAGTTTAGTCGTGGGCTATGTCCCACAGCGTAATGCGGTGGATTGGGATTTCCCTACAAATGCGCTGGATGTGGTGCTCATGGGGCGTTATGGTCATACAGGTTTGTTTAAAAGACCATCCAAGCAAGATAAAATTGTTGCTCGACAAGCATTAGCAAGTGTAGGGATGCAGGATTTTGCAGAGCGTTCCATCGGGCAGCTTTCAGGAGGGCAGCAGCAGCGTGTGTTCCTAGCGAGAGCCCTTGCACAAAATGCAGATATTTATTTTTTAGATGAACCGTTTGCGGGGGTAGATGCTGCGACAGAAAAAACAATTATTGATATTTTAAAAGATTTAAAGGCACAGGGAAAAAGTATTTTTGTTGTGCATCACGATCTTCAAACCGTCAAAGAATATTTTGACTATACGATTTTATTAAACAAAACCATTTTAGCATCAGGCGCAACAGAAGATGTTTTTACACCAGAGCAATTACAAAAAACATATGGTGGTAAACTTTTCATGATGCAGCATGTGTAA
- a CDS encoding metal ABC transporter solute-binding protein, Zn/Mn family: MKQWLGVMVLSLSLLLFGCSAETEGEKEGIVVATTGQIADAIKEISGDHLQVSALMGPGVDPHLYKATQSDLSKLDKAEVIFYNGLHLEGQMLDIFEQMAKDKTVLAVGETLDEKQLLASDTDAMLHDPHIWFDIELWKGVVKAISTQLQEEYPEFKADFQTNEAAYLKKLDDLQGYAQQRVNEIPQQQRILVTAHDAFNYFGRSQGFEVRGLQGLSTDSEYGVKDVQEMVDFLVEKKIKALFIESSVSDKAMKAVIEGAKEKGHDIVIGGELFSDAMGAEGTTEGTYIGMYQHNIDTIVDALK; this comes from the coding sequence ATGAAACAATGGTTAGGTGTAATGGTATTATCACTCTCACTTCTATTATTTGGCTGTTCAGCAGAAACAGAGGGTGAAAAAGAAGGCATTGTGGTTGCAACTACTGGACAAATTGCAGATGCGATTAAAGAAATCAGTGGCGATCATTTACAGGTATCAGCATTGATGGGCCCAGGGGTAGATCCTCATCTATATAAGGCGACTCAAAGTGATTTATCAAAATTGGATAAAGCAGAAGTCATTTTTTATAATGGCTTACATTTAGAAGGACAGATGCTTGATATATTTGAACAAATGGCTAAGGATAAAACAGTCCTGGCAGTGGGCGAGACATTAGATGAAAAGCAACTGCTTGCCAGTGACACAGATGCCATGCTCCATGATCCACATATTTGGTTTGATATTGAGCTTTGGAAAGGCGTTGTCAAGGCAATCAGTACGCAACTTCAGGAGGAATATCCTGAATTTAAAGCAGATTTTCAAACGAATGAAGCAGCTTACTTGAAAAAGCTAGATGATTTACAAGGCTATGCACAACAACGTGTGAATGAAATACCACAGCAGCAAAGAATATTAGTAACGGCTCATGATGCGTTCAATTACTTTGGCAGAAGTCAGGGATTTGAAGTACGTGGCTTACAAGGACTGAGTACGGATTCAGAGTACGGTGTGAAAGATGTCCAGGAGATGGTTGATTTCTTAGTAGAAAAAAAGATTAAGGCTCTTTTTATAGAATCCAGTGTATCTGATAAGGCGATGAAGGCTGTCATTGAAGGGGCGAAGGAAAAAGGCCACGACATTGTCATCGGTGGGGAATTATTCTCCGATGCCATGGGAGCTGAAGGAACAACAGAAGGTACGTATATAGGTATGTATCAACATAACATCGACACGATCGTCGATGCATTAAAGTAG
- a CDS encoding TetR/AcrR family transcriptional regulator — MSKREEAKLPKWTQRQERTRRHFYEAFVDLIKQHGFQAITVKDIVEQAGYNRSTFYVHFQDKFELAENLLELMLNGLEVAVGEPYLYGEKVYTTKLKAPSFNIIHYIYKHRLFFELLNVEDTIPGLHTRMPLTITKIYQEQFKFETINQQPVNMDMFKHYTSYGFYGLMMQWIASGYEKSEEALIKDIIELTKTHIYAFEFIGKPLEKEK; from the coding sequence ATGTCTAAAAGGGAGGAAGCAAAATTGCCAAAATGGACACAAAGACAAGAAAGAACCCGTCGTCATTTTTATGAGGCGTTTGTCGATTTAATTAAACAACATGGTTTTCAAGCCATTACAGTGAAGGATATTGTAGAACAAGCAGGCTACAACCGTAGTACCTTTTATGTGCATTTTCAAGATAAATTTGAGCTGGCAGAAAATTTGCTCGAACTGATGTTGAATGGTCTGGAAGTAGCAGTAGGTGAACCATACCTATATGGAGAAAAGGTATATACGACCAAATTGAAAGCACCATCCTTTAATATTATTCATTACATTTATAAGCATCGTCTTTTTTTCGAGTTGCTGAATGTGGAAGATACCATTCCTGGGTTGCATACACGTATGCCCTTAACGATTACAAAAATTTATCAAGAGCAATTTAAATTTGAGACAATCAATCAACAGCCTGTCAATATGGACATGTTCAAGCATTATACATCCTACGGTTTTTATGGATTAATGATGCAATGGATTGCAAGCGGCTATGAAAAATCAGAAGAAGCATTAATCAAGGACATCATTGAATTAACTAAGACACATATTTATGCATTTGAGTTTATAGGGAAACCGCTAGAAAAAGAAAAATAA
- a CDS encoding SDR family NAD(P)-dependent oxidoreductase encodes MGKLQDKVAIITGGASGIGAATAQLFVAEGAKVVLVDLNEEKGQAFAAELQATGAEALFIKANVTDENEVAAIYQTTIETFGKVDVLFNNAGIGRVTPTEELPYAEWRQTVNVDLDGVFLMAQAAIKEMLKGNGGTIVNTASMYGWVGSPGSAAYNAAKGGVINLTRSLALEFATRGIRVNALCPGFIDTPIIPEESKEPLRQITPMQRLGQPVEMAKAVLFMACDDSTFMTGNTLTVDGGYTAQ; translated from the coding sequence ATGGGGAAATTACAAGATAAAGTCGCAATTATTACAGGTGGTGCTTCTGGTATCGGTGCTGCAACAGCCCAATTATTTGTAGCAGAGGGTGCAAAAGTGGTGCTTGTGGACCTAAACGAAGAAAAAGGTCAGGCATTTGCTGCCGAACTACAGGCAACAGGAGCAGAGGCTTTGTTTATCAAAGCAAATGTAACAGATGAAAATGAAGTAGCAGCTATTTATCAAACAACCATTGAGACATTTGGCAAAGTCGATGTCCTTTTTAATAATGCAGGAATTGGCCGTGTTACACCAACTGAGGAGCTTCCTTATGCGGAATGGCGTCAAACTGTAAATGTGGATCTAGATGGCGTATTTTTAATGGCCCAAGCAGCCATCAAAGAAATGCTAAAAGGGAATGGTGGAACGATTGTTAACACAGCTTCGATGTATGGTTGGGTTGGCTCACCAGGATCAGCTGCCTATAATGCAGCAAAAGGAGGCGTGATTAATTTAACACGTTCATTAGCATTGGAATTTGCTACTCGGGGTATTCGTGTCAATGCGCTTTGTCCAGGTTTTATTGATACACCAATCATTCCAGAAGAAAGCAAAGAGCCATTACGTCAAATCACACCTATGCAACGACTAGGTCAACCAGTGGAAATGGCGAAAGCTGTTTTATTTATGGCTTGTGACGATTCAACGTTTATGACAGGTAACACATTAACTGTAGATGGTGGTTATACAGCCCAATAA
- a CDS encoding S-layer homology domain-containing protein yields the protein MKKLIGTLLFSILFIASAGNVQAAGFRDVSEDHYAYEAILWAEEYDIVNGFTDGTFKPNATITEQQLAKLLANFYELEMPIDELKKQTPSANWSDAFYNQLASYGVPLNGYFDNRIRAATVKRGVVAQAIAHLASGKKGLDQSIQFLLDTYISSGLNPQYEDRNLQKFYGVTNNMTRAQVVTMLYRMDERNYYEISADAQAIYENANNVSLNNRAKNAQNQLDKSLQQATPSKSAWEGVYTYYYKWGKGTNDFNRRDAMISNATNKSFSIALTANDGTASGSVNGTATITSNTKALMNTSSNGNRCVVEFERLSNNALKVSEIDCRAERNEGTNFSGTLKQQ from the coding sequence ATGAAAAAATTAATAGGTACATTATTATTTTCTATTCTGTTTATAGCTAGTGCAGGCAATGTACAAGCTGCTGGCTTTCGAGATGTATCAGAGGATCATTATGCCTATGAAGCTATTTTATGGGCAGAAGAGTATGATATTGTTAATGGCTTTACAGACGGTACATTTAAACCGAATGCTACCATTACTGAACAGCAATTAGCAAAACTATTAGCCAATTTTTATGAGCTTGAAATGCCCATCGACGAATTAAAAAAGCAAACTCCTTCAGCAAACTGGTCGGATGCATTCTATAACCAACTCGCAAGCTATGGGGTGCCTTTAAATGGCTATTTCGACAACCGAATCCGAGCGGCTACGGTGAAGCGTGGTGTAGTGGCACAGGCTATTGCTCATTTAGCTAGCGGTAAGAAGGGATTAGATCAATCTATTCAATTTTTACTTGATACCTATATTTCTTCCGGGTTAAATCCACAGTATGAAGATCGTAATTTACAAAAGTTTTATGGCGTGACGAACAACATGACCCGTGCGCAAGTTGTCACGATGCTCTATCGTATGGACGAACGAAATTATTATGAAATTTCAGCGGATGCACAAGCCATTTATGAGAATGCCAACAACGTATCTTTAAATAATAGAGCAAAAAATGCTCAAAATCAGCTCGACAAATCATTACAGCAGGCTACGCCTAGTAAAAGCGCATGGGAGGGTGTATATACCTATTACTATAAATGGGGGAAGGGTACAAACGATTTTAACCGCCGTGATGCTATGATCTCCAATGCCACAAACAAAAGCTTTTCAATTGCTTTAACGGCGAATGATGGTACTGCTTCAGGTAGTGTAAATGGCACAGCCACAATCACAAGTAATACGAAAGCACTTATGAATACATCCTCTAATGGCAATCGCTGTGTCGTCGAGTTTGAACGTTTATCCAATAATGCCCTAAAGGTGTCCGAGATTGATTGTCGTGCTGAACGTAATGAAGGCACCAATTTTTCTGGTACCTTAAAGCAACAATAA